The following proteins come from a genomic window of Canis aureus isolate CA01 chromosome 3, VMU_Caureus_v.1.0, whole genome shotgun sequence:
- the OR6M1 gene encoding olfactory receptor 6M1 codes for MGNWSIVTEFTLIAFPVLLELRIFLFVVLLLTYTLTATGNIIIIFLIWTDNRLQTPMYIFLSNLSCLDILYTTVITPKLLACLLGEKKTISFAGCITQTYFYFFLGTVEFILLAVMSFDRYVAICNPLRYTTIMNSRACLLLVLGCWVGAFLSVLVPTIVVTRLPYCRKEINHFFCDIAPLLQVACVDTYLIEQINFLLSALVILSSLAFTAGSYTYIISTILRIPSAQGRQKAFSTCASHITVVSIAYGSNIFVYVRPSQNYSLDFDKVAAVLITVVTPLLNPFIYSLRNEKVKEVLRETMNRIMSLILRKT; via the coding sequence ATGGGGAATTGGAGCATAGTGACCGAATTTACCCTAATTGCCTTCCCTGTTCTCTTAGAGCTTCGAATCTTCCTCTTTGTGGTTCTTTTGCTGACTTACACACTAACAGCAACAGGAAACATTATCATCATCTTCCTAATATGGACTGATAATCGCCTGCAAACTCCAATGTACATTTTCCTCAGTAATTTGTCCTgtctagatattttatataccACGGTCATTACCCCAAAGTTGCTAGCCTGCCTCCTTGGAGAGAAGAAAACCATATCCTTTGCTGGCTGCATCACTCAAACgtatttctacttctttctggGGACAGTGGAGTTTATCCTCTTGGCGGTGATGTCCTTTGACCGCTACGTGGCCATCTGTAACCCCCTGCGCTACACCACCATCATGAACAGCAGGGCCTGCCTCCTGCTGGTTCTGGGCTGCTGGGTGGGAGCCTTCCTCTCCGTGTTGGTACCAACCATTGTAGTGACAAGGCTGCCTTATTGTAGGAAagaaattaatcattttttctgTGACATTGCCCCTCTTCTGCAAGTGGCCTGTGTAGACACTTACCTCATTGAGCAGATAAACTTCCTTCTATCTGCCCTCGTCATCCTGAGCTCCCTAGCATTCACAGCTGGGTCCTACACCTACATCATCTCTACCATCCTGCGCATTCCCTCAGCCCAAGGCCGCCAGAAAGCTTTTTCTACCTGTGCTTCTCACATTACGGTTGTGTCCATTGCTTATGGGAGCAACATCTTTGTGTATGTGAGACCCAGTCAGAACTATTCCCTGGATTTTGACAAGGTAGCTGCTGTCCTCATTACAGTGGTGACCCCTCTTCTGAACCCTTTTATTTATAGCTTAAGAAATGAAAAGGTGAAAGAAGTGTTGAGAGAGACAATGAACAGAATCATGTCCTTGATACTAAGGAAAACTTGA